One genomic region from Candidatus Defluviilinea gracilis encodes:
- the rlmN gene encoding 23S rRNA (adenine(2503)-C(2))-methyltransferase RlmN, protein MLIYDLDLDSITNLLQEWDEPAYRAKQIWQGLYQHLYDSPEQFTNLSKSLREKLAKHVTFSPFKVKTYLDSSDGFTRKTLLELPDKNLIEAVLMKYGDPADNPQIKASAPNSENLRGAKNRRTLCISTQAGCAMGCVFCATGQMGFKRHLSSGEIVAQVLYYARMLKERNEVVTNIVLMGMGEPFHNYDNTMDAIDRLNDSSGFNFGARRFTISTVGLVPQIRRFADERRQVNLAISLHAADDVSRVAMLPVNKRYKIDDVIEACKYYVEQTHRRITFEWALIHGVNDSPEVAKKLAARLKGLMCHVNAIPLNPTTGYNGQATSRERAAKFKESLEQAGIPCTIRMRRGIDIHAGCGQLAGAV, encoded by the coding sequence ATGTTGATTTACGATCTCGACCTCGATTCAATCACAAACCTTCTACAAGAATGGGACGAACCCGCCTATCGCGCGAAGCAGATCTGGCAGGGGCTATATCAGCATCTCTATGATTCGCCTGAGCAATTCACGAATCTATCCAAGTCTCTGCGCGAGAAACTTGCGAAGCATGTGACCTTCTCTCCGTTCAAAGTGAAAACCTATCTTGATTCATCCGATGGCTTTACGCGCAAAACATTGCTTGAATTGCCAGATAAAAATTTGATCGAAGCCGTGCTGATGAAATACGGCGACCCAGCGGACAATCCGCAGATCAAAGCGTCTGCCCCAAACAGCGAGAATTTACGCGGCGCGAAGAATCGGCGCACACTTTGCATTTCCACGCAAGCGGGTTGCGCGATGGGATGCGTCTTCTGCGCGACGGGTCAAATGGGATTCAAACGTCATCTTTCGAGCGGCGAGATCGTGGCGCAGGTTTTATATTACGCGCGCATGTTGAAAGAGCGGAACGAGGTCGTCACCAACATCGTCCTCATGGGCATGGGCGAGCCGTTCCACAATTACGACAACACGATGGACGCCATAGACCGACTCAACGACTCCAGCGGATTCAACTTCGGCGCCCGTCGCTTCACCATCTCGACGGTGGGGCTGGTTCCCCAAATTCGGCGTTTCGCCGACGAGAGGCGACAGGTGAACCTCGCCATCTCCCTCCACGCCGCGGATGATGTGTCGCGTGTTGCAATGCTTCCCGTCAACAAGCGATATAAAATTGACGATGTGATCGAAGCCTGCAAATATTATGTCGAGCAAACGCATCGGCGCATCACATTCGAGTGGGCGTTGATTCACGGAGTCAATGATTCGCCTGAAGTGGCGAAGAAACTCGCGGCGCGTCTCAAAGGGTTGATGTGTCACGTCAACGCCATCCCCCTCAACCCCACTACGGGATATAACGGTCAAGCCACATCGCGCGAAAGGGCGGCAAAATTCAAAGAGTCGCTGGAGCAGGCTGGGATCCCATGCACGATTCGCATGAGGCGGGGAATCGATATCCACGCGGGATGCGGTCAGTTGGCTGGGGCTGTTTAA
- a CDS encoding amino acid permease, translating to MADKSQAHDKQVLHKMGYAQELSRRMSGFSNFAISFSIICILAGGISAFPAAFNALGSGGAFLIWLVGGVLALSVAFGMGQIASSFPTAGGLYHWSSHLGGKLWGWMTAWLNLIGLICVVSSVDVLLYTVFFKDLFLGTALGVDVSGFGFWHQFIIVGIIMATQALLNHYGIDLTTKLTDFSGYMILALTVVLIIVLFAFSPVALDFSRLWTFQNVTGDAGGGVVPFRTESIAFAFLLGLSYVCYTITGFDASAHTSEETKDAQVNVPKGMWTAVFWSWVFGLFAVAAYVLTMPSLEEAQAAGWGSFFYMWSASRMPGWLSIVLAAGLVIVNYLCALAGLTSTSRMMYAFSRDDGIPFFSKSLSHVSTQYRTPTNAIWVSAGLALLSTVYAPYYLVLAVACAVFLYLSMVMPIAAGLKEEGSAKWKEKGPFNLGGLSKPNAVLAIIFGVTLAISGFFPPNEKVFYFTILFVVALLGLWSKKTAVVGIVIAVISYLAGFLPVSDANALHFLIPPAGTAITAIIVGVVATVITYATGGEDKRFEGVPEGEKIAQRQKMIADIEKRFGEQ from the coding sequence ATGGCTGATAAAAGTCAAGCACACGATAAGCAAGTCCTGCACAAGATGGGGTATGCGCAAGAACTCTCCCGCCGCATGAGCGGCTTCTCGAATTTCGCGATTTCGTTTTCGATTATCTGTATCTTGGCGGGTGGAATTTCCGCCTTCCCTGCCGCGTTCAATGCCCTCGGTTCTGGCGGCGCGTTCCTGATCTGGCTCGTGGGCGGCGTGCTCGCGTTGAGCGTTGCCTTCGGTATGGGACAGATCGCTTCCTCCTTCCCGACGGCGGGTGGACTCTACCACTGGAGCTCGCACCTCGGCGGCAAACTTTGGGGCTGGATGACCGCATGGTTGAACCTGATCGGTTTGATCTGCGTCGTCTCTTCTGTGGACGTGTTGCTGTACACCGTCTTTTTCAAGGATCTCTTCCTCGGCACTGCCCTGGGAGTGGATGTATCTGGCTTTGGGTTCTGGCATCAGTTCATCATCGTCGGCATCATCATGGCGACCCAGGCGTTGTTGAATCATTACGGCATCGATCTCACCACGAAGTTGACCGATTTCAGCGGCTACATGATCCTTGCCCTCACGGTCGTTCTCATCATCGTGCTATTCGCCTTCAGCCCTGTGGCGCTGGATTTCTCGCGTTTGTGGACGTTCCAAAACGTGACCGGTGACGCTGGCGGCGGCGTGGTGCCTTTCCGCACCGAGAGCATCGCCTTTGCCTTCCTGCTGGGACTCTCCTATGTTTGCTATACCATCACAGGTTTCGACGCTTCAGCTCACACATCCGAAGAAACCAAAGACGCCCAGGTGAATGTGCCGAAGGGAATGTGGACGGCTGTGTTCTGGTCTTGGGTGTTCGGCTTATTCGCGGTTGCCGCGTATGTCTTGACCATGCCAAGCCTCGAGGAAGCCCAAGCCGCTGGCTGGGGATCGTTCTTCTATATGTGGAGCGCTTCGCGAATGCCCGGTTGGCTGAGCATCGTCCTCGCGGCTGGACTCGTCATTGTGAACTACCTCTGCGCCCTCGCGGGGCTTACCTCCACTTCGCGCATGATGTACGCCTTCTCGCGCGATGACGGTATCCCTTTCTTCTCCAAGAGCCTTTCCCACGTCAGCACGCAATACCGAACCCCCACGAATGCGATTTGGGTCTCTGCTGGCTTGGCGTTGCTTAGCACCGTCTACGCTCCGTATTACCTCGTGTTAGCGGTGGCGTGCGCGGTATTCCTTTACCTGTCTATGGTGATGCCGATTGCCGCGGGTCTCAAAGAAGAAGGCTCCGCAAAATGGAAGGAAAAAGGACCGTTCAACCTCGGCGGACTCTCCAAGCCCAATGCCGTGCTCGCCATCATTTTCGGCGTCACCCTGGCGATCAGCGGATTCTTCCCGCCCAATGAAAAGGTCTTCTACTTCACGATCCTTTTTGTGGTTGCCTTGCTTGGGCTTTGGTCTAAGAAGACCGCCGTTGTGGGTATCGTCATCGCTGTGATTAGCTACCTTGCGGGCTTCCTGCCTGTGTCTGACGCCAACGCCTTGCATTTCCTCATCCCGCCGGCTGGCACCGCGATCACCGCGATCATTGTCGGTGTGGTTGCCACCGTGATTACTTACGCAACAGGCGGCGAAGACAAACGATTCGAAGGCGTGCCTGAAGGCGAAAAGATCGCCCAACGCCAAAAGATGATCGCCGATATCGAAAAGAGATTTGGCGAACAGTAA
- a CDS encoding DUF1028 domain-containing protein: MTFSIVACDLEEQTWGIAVASKFPAVGAVVPWAQAGAGAVATQSFANTSFGPRGLELMTGGVSADEALARLLQNDPDRELRQVGLVDKSGHAASFTGQGCFNWAGGLAGQGYAIQGNILKSGRIVPAMEKAFLKTNGNLPKRLHAALLAGDRAGGDKRGRQSAAIYVVKPNGGYGGFVDRWIDYRVDDHDDPVVRLGELLELHWLYFGKSPVSERVALTGKSLVQFTKILTREGYLKKGKNFRDAFNAFIGNENFEERADPDAQWIDKPVLKYLTGKFGK; the protein is encoded by the coding sequence ATGACATTTTCGATCGTGGCATGTGATCTTGAAGAACAAACATGGGGTATCGCGGTTGCTTCGAAGTTTCCCGCAGTCGGCGCGGTGGTTCCGTGGGCGCAGGCTGGCGCGGGCGCGGTGGCAACGCAATCGTTTGCAAACACATCGTTCGGTCCGCGCGGACTCGAATTGATGACTGGCGGAGTGTCGGCAGATGAAGCGCTCGCGCGTCTTTTGCAAAACGACCCTGACCGGGAATTGCGCCAAGTGGGTCTCGTGGATAAAAGCGGACACGCCGCTTCTTTCACAGGGCAGGGCTGTTTCAATTGGGCGGGCGGACTCGCCGGGCAGGGCTACGCGATTCAAGGCAACATTCTCAAAAGCGGACGCATCGTGCCTGCGATGGAAAAAGCATTCTTGAAGACGAACGGAAATTTACCCAAGCGACTCCATGCCGCACTGTTGGCTGGCGACCGCGCTGGCGGCGACAAACGCGGACGTCAATCCGCGGCGATTTATGTGGTCAAACCAAACGGAGGCTATGGCGGCTTTGTGGATCGCTGGATAGACTATCGCGTGGACGATCACGATGACCCCGTTGTTCGACTTGGCGAATTGCTTGAACTTCATTGGTTATATTTTGGCAAGAGTCCCGTTTCGGAGCGTGTCGCTCTGACAGGGAAGTCGCTTGTCCAATTCACAAAAATACTTACACGCGAAGGCTATCTGAAAAAAGGAAAGAACTTCCGCGACGCGTTTAATGCATTCATCGGCAACGAAAACTTCGAGGAACGCGCCGACCCCGACGCGCAATGGATTGACAAACCGGTGTTGAAATATCTAACAGGCAAGTTCGGCAAATGA
- a CDS encoding FAD-dependent oxidoreductase, protein MKTRGVVSIRADDHGSTRPPYDMENIFDIAIIGAGAVGSAIARELSKYDINVVLLESNSDVGMGTSKASTAIWHTGYDATPESLESQLLKRSYPLMEAFMKEVESPFELVGGLLIAWNEEQLCTLPKLLDKAIQNGDSDCYLIDKAEVYKREPHLGEGALGGMVVPREGILCTFTIPLACATQAVVNGVELRLGFRVESVVSEKWKVGGNQLSVSSEQYADVYEVSNGDKVVRAHWIINAAGLYSDDVNKMFGREEFKVTPRRGELIIYEKLARRLVNHVLLPVPTATTKGVLVSPTIYGNVLLGPTAEDLNDRSATNTSESGLKSLLEKGRKILPELLEEEVTATYAGLRAATEHSDYQISLHAEQRYICVGGIRSTGISGCLGIAEYVVDLLKEGGVELKRKPAFKSIKMPNIGEAFPRPYQMGEMIAKDSDYGKIVCHCESVTLGELRDALESPIPARSLDALRRRTRAMQGRCQGFNCQATLEMSLRGATATKQSPTSAEKSSLLPALRLRSAPLSATDVLIVGAGPAGLAAALELRRLGIRDVVVAERESEAGGIPRLCGHTGFGLRDFRRVMTGPSYAQRYCELIQEAEINLRVANTILNLEVNKNKHKIESSYISPNNMGSIEARSVLLATGVRERPRSARMIPGHRPQGVFTTGSLQRFVYEHHLPVGKRAVIVGAEVVSLSVVTTLLHAGVKVAAMVTELPSHQLYLPIFLPAKVLYADILARTKILMDMRVTNIHGKERVEGIEVEQFGKLSYIECDTVIFTGDWVPENELARRGEVETSKPWMGPQVDGAFRASQMGVFAAGNLLRGVETADWAAMEGRAAARSIARWLEKAEWSATRLPVEVEAPVSWICPNVLSPDVRVDGFRFWSKAFRRNVRLQLKQGTRVLYEKRVGWLKANVALSLSSEWVEKVNYAGEAIQLVIQA, encoded by the coding sequence GTGAAAACACGAGGTGTGGTCTCGATACGAGCCGACGATCATGGCTCTACTCGACCACCATATGATATGGAAAATATTTTTGACATCGCCATCATCGGCGCGGGCGCGGTTGGGAGCGCGATTGCGCGTGAGTTATCGAAGTACGACATAAATGTCGTATTACTTGAGTCGAACTCCGATGTTGGGATGGGGACATCGAAAGCCAGCACTGCGATCTGGCATACGGGATACGACGCGACGCCCGAATCGCTTGAGTCGCAGTTGTTGAAGCGCAGTTATCCGTTGATGGAAGCGTTCATGAAAGAGGTGGAGAGTCCGTTCGAGTTGGTGGGAGGGTTGTTGATCGCATGGAACGAAGAACAGTTATGCACGCTCCCGAAGTTGTTGGATAAGGCAATTCAAAATGGGGATTCAGATTGTTACTTGATCGACAAGGCTGAAGTGTACAAACGTGAACCGCATCTCGGCGAAGGCGCGTTAGGCGGGATGGTCGTGCCGCGCGAGGGGATTCTGTGCACGTTTACGATTCCGCTGGCGTGCGCGACTCAGGCGGTGGTGAATGGGGTGGAGTTGAGGTTGGGGTTTAGGGTGGAAAGTGTGGTGAGTGAAAAGTGGAAAGTAGGCGGCAATCAGTTATCAGTGAGCAGTGAGCAGTATGCTGATGTTTATGAAGTCTCCAATGGGGATAAAGTTGTTCGTGCACATTGGATCATCAATGCGGCGGGATTGTATTCGGATGATGTCAACAAGATGTTTGGGCGCGAGGAGTTCAAAGTCACGCCGCGGCGCGGGGAGTTGATCATTTACGAAAAGTTGGCGCGGAGGTTGGTGAATCATGTGTTGTTGCCAGTGCCGACAGCGACAACGAAGGGCGTGTTGGTCAGCCCGACGATTTACGGGAATGTGTTGCTGGGTCCGACGGCGGAGGATTTGAACGATAGGTCCGCGACGAACACGAGCGAGAGTGGATTGAAGTCGTTGCTTGAAAAAGGGAGAAAGATTCTGCCAGAGTTGCTTGAGGAAGAAGTGACTGCCACGTATGCAGGTCTGCGGGCGGCGACGGAGCACAGCGACTATCAAATCTCGCTTCATGCGGAACAAAGATACATTTGCGTCGGCGGGATTCGGTCAACGGGGATTTCTGGATGTTTGGGGATTGCGGAATATGTTGTTGATTTGTTGAAAGAGGGTGGGGTAGAGTTGAAACGCAAGCCTGCGTTCAAGTCCATCAAGATGCCGAACATCGGCGAGGCGTTTCCACGTCCGTATCAAATGGGGGAGATGATCGCGAAAGATTCTGATTACGGAAAGATTGTTTGTCATTGTGAGAGTGTCACGTTGGGTGAGTTGAGAGATGCACTGGAGTCGCCGATCCCTGCGCGGAGTTTGGACGCGTTGCGGAGGAGGACGCGCGCGATGCAGGGACGGTGCCAGGGATTTAATTGTCAGGCGACGTTAGAGATGTCATTGCGAGGAGCGACAGCGACGAAGCAATCTCCGACTAGTGCAGAGAAATCTTCGTTATTACCTGCGCTTCGACTGCGCTCCGCTCCGCTCAGCGCGACAGATGTGTTGATCGTCGGCGCGGGACCTGCTGGGTTGGCGGCGGCGTTAGAGTTGAGGAGGCTTGGTATTAGAGATGTTGTGGTTGCAGAGCGCGAGAGTGAAGCAGGTGGGATACCACGCCTGTGTGGACATACGGGATTTGGTCTGCGAGATTTTCGGCGCGTGATGACCGGTCCGAGTTATGCGCAGAGGTATTGTGAGTTGATTCAAGAAGCGGAAATTAATTTGCGTGTAGCCAATACAATTCTCAATCTTGAAGTTAATAAGAATAAACACAAAATAGAATCATCATATATAAGTCCAAACAACATGGGCAGCATTGAGGCAAGGTCTGTCTTGCTTGCAACGGGCGTGCGCGAGAGACCGCGGTCTGCGCGGATGATCCCTGGTCATCGCCCACAGGGAGTGTTTACAACGGGATCATTGCAGAGGTTTGTGTACGAACATCATCTGCCTGTTGGCAAGCGCGCGGTGATCGTTGGGGCGGAGGTTGTGAGTCTTTCGGTTGTGACGACTCTTCTGCACGCGGGCGTGAAGGTGGCGGCAATGGTGACGGAGTTGCCAAGTCATCAGCTGTATTTGCCGATATTTCTGCCAGCAAAAGTTCTGTATGCGGATATTCTTGCACGCACAAAGATTTTGATGGATATGCGAGTAACAAATATTCATGGAAAAGAGAGGGTTGAAGGAATCGAAGTAGAACAATTTGGCAAATTGTCCTACATTGAATGTGACACGGTGATCTTTACTGGCGATTGGGTTCCTGAAAATGAATTGGCGAGGAGGGGAGAGGTGGAAACGTCCAAGCCGTGGATGGGTCCGCAGGTGGATGGGGCGTTTCGCGCGTCGCAGATGGGAGTGTTTGCGGCGGGGAATCTGTTGAGGGGAGTCGAGACCGCTGATTGGGCGGCGATGGAGGGTCGGGCGGCGGCGCGATCCATTGCTCGGTGGTTGGAAAAAGCCGAATGGTCTGCGACCAGATTGCCCGTCGAGGTTGAAGCGCCCGTCTCGTGGATTTGTCCAAATGTGTTGAGTCCCGATGTCCGCGTGGATGGATTCCGATTCTGGTCGAAGGCGTTCCGTCGGAATGTCAGGTTGCAACTAAAGCAGGGTACGCGGGTTTTGTATGAAAAGCGGGTTGGGTGGTTGAAGGCAAACGTCGCTTTGAGTTTGAGCAGTGAATGGGTCGAGAAAGTGAATTACGCAGGCGAGGCTATACAACTTGTCATACAAGCGTGA
- the tig gene encoding trigger factor: protein MEQKLKIEKTIEENHEAKLVVEVEPEKLDTYKRRAARKISERGKIAGFRPGKAPYHMVVLNYGEQAIVEQAIDYFIDGEYSNILTEADVNPGASGRLENIESLDPPKLIFKIPLAPEVDLGDYHSIRFPYELAAPESKDVDAAMDELRQMYATTETVEREVQEGDYVQVDVESQTPELKRDGFATVVRKDDRDTEWPFAGFAKQLVGMKPGDTKTIQHDFPADYDLEELQGKSAEMTVTVKTVRAMTLPELDDEFAKTVGAGETLAELREMVTKDVENRSKADYDDKYFVDLIEKIKEGATFKYHQHSLDHEGEHVLSDLTQRLSQQGMDLDTYFKLRNTTREQFIEDEVKPVAKKRFERSLILDELVRKEEIEVDNEALDNEFSQTLNALAMQGMDLSKVRGGKKGQQQLAQAVAMESANRVMTRRALEMLKSIAVGEYKSPEERKAEAAALKAEQAKEEEKVSEAESAVPAALSESKDEGEAGSSSEEETKS from the coding sequence ATGGAGCAGAAATTGAAAATCGAAAAGACAATCGAAGAGAACCATGAAGCGAAACTTGTGGTTGAAGTAGAACCCGAAAAGTTGGATACCTACAAACGCCGCGCGGCGCGGAAAATCTCCGAACGCGGGAAGATCGCGGGATTCCGACCGGGCAAGGCGCCGTATCACATGGTGGTGTTGAATTACGGCGAGCAAGCCATCGTCGAGCAGGCAATTGATTATTTCATTGATGGCGAATACTCGAACATTCTCACAGAAGCGGATGTGAACCCCGGCGCATCGGGCAGGTTGGAAAATATTGAGTCGCTTGACCCGCCGAAGTTGATCTTCAAAATTCCGCTCGCGCCTGAAGTGGACTTGGGCGACTACCATTCGATTCGATTCCCCTACGAACTAGCCGCCCCTGAATCGAAGGATGTGGACGCGGCGATGGACGAACTCCGCCAAATGTATGCGACGACCGAAACTGTCGAGCGTGAAGTGCAGGAAGGCGATTATGTTCAAGTGGATGTGGAATCACAAACGCCAGAATTGAAACGCGATGGCTTTGCGACGGTTGTCCGTAAAGATGACCGCGATACCGAGTGGCCCTTTGCTGGTTTTGCCAAGCAACTCGTGGGCATGAAACCGGGCGACACAAAAACGATCCAACACGATTTTCCCGCCGATTACGACCTCGAAGAATTACAAGGCAAAAGCGCGGAAATGACCGTGACGGTAAAAACCGTCCGCGCGATGACGCTGCCGGAGTTGGACGACGAATTTGCTAAAACTGTCGGCGCGGGCGAGACGCTTGCCGAACTGCGCGAGATGGTGACCAAGGATGTGGAAAATCGATCGAAAGCAGATTACGATGATAAATATTTCGTTGACTTGATCGAAAAGATCAAAGAAGGCGCGACATTCAAATATCACCAACACTCGCTCGACCACGAAGGCGAACATGTCCTCAGCGACCTGACTCAGCGCCTCAGCCAGCAAGGCATGGACTTGGATACGTACTTCAAACTGCGAAACACCACGCGCGAGCAATTCATCGAAGACGAAGTAAAACCCGTTGCGAAGAAACGCTTCGAGCGTTCGTTGATCCTCGATGAACTTGTCCGCAAGGAAGAAATTGAAGTTGACAATGAAGCCCTCGATAATGAATTCAGCCAGACGCTGAACGCGCTCGCCATGCAAGGCATGGACTTGAGCAAAGTCCGCGGCGGGAAGAAGGGTCAGCAACAACTGGCGCAAGCGGTGGCGATGGAATCAGCGAACCGCGTGATGACGCGCCGCGCGTTGGAAATGTTGAAGTCTATTGCGGTGGGCGAGTACAAATCGCCTGAGGAGAGAAAAGCCGAAGCCGCGGCGCTGAAAGCCGAGCAGGCTAAAGAGGAAGAAAAAGTTTCCGAAGCCGAATCAGCTGTACCCGCCGCCCTGAGCGAGTCGAAGGATGAGGGCGAAGCGGGTTCTTCATCCGAAGAGGAAACAAAGAGTTAA
- a CDS encoding ATP-dependent Clp protease proteolytic subunit: MIPDFKNIVPMVVENTGRGERAYDIYSLLLKERIIFLGTPIDDQVANVIVAQLLFLSHEDPEKEIRMYINSPGGVIYAGLAIYDTMQIIPNPISTVAVGVTASFGTVLLAAGTKGRRYALPNATIHMHQPLGGAQGQATDIEIQAKQILRLKALLLGIIAKHTGQPLEVIERDSDRDYYLEAQQAVDYGLVDQVVETPEKVK, from the coding sequence ATGATCCCAGACTTCAAAAATATTGTTCCGATGGTTGTGGAAAACACCGGTCGCGGCGAACGCGCATATGACATTTACTCGTTGCTATTGAAAGAGCGCATCATTTTTCTCGGCACGCCGATTGACGATCAAGTTGCGAATGTGATCGTGGCGCAGTTGCTGTTCTTGTCGCATGAAGACCCTGAAAAAGAAATTCGCATGTACATCAATTCGCCGGGCGGCGTGATCTATGCGGGACTTGCGATCTACGACACGATGCAGATCATCCCGAACCCGATCAGCACGGTGGCGGTTGGCGTGACCGCGTCGTTCGGGACCGTGTTGCTGGCGGCTGGCACCAAGGGACGCCGCTATGCCCTGCCGAATGCGACCATCCACATGCACCAACCGCTCGGCGGCGCGCAAGGACAAGCGACCGATATTGAAATTCAAGCCAAACAGATTTTGCGATTGAAAGCATTGTTGCTCGGTATCATCGCAAAACACACCGGTCAACCTCTCGAGGTGATCGAACGCGACAGCGACCGCGATTATTACCTCGAAGCACAACAGGCTGTGGACTATGGCTTGGTAGATCAGGTTGTGGAAACGCCGGAGAAAGTTAAGTAG
- a CDS encoding HAD-IIA family hydrolase, with protein sequence MIPSHIKALILDMDGVIWRADSPIGNLPEIFKRIEARGLKYVFATNNGTKTPEQYVATLEKLGVRVSTQQVVTSALGTAYMLGQRFPRGTKVFMVGEDGTRTALEEKGFEILSVERAQEAQIVVMGIDREVNFNKMREATLLVRRGVPFYATNPDKTFPTPRGEIPGAGAWLSVVTTATGVEPIYAGKPFPFMMELSLERLGTKKEETLVVGDRLETDIAAGQAVGCPCALVLSGVSTKEQAEAWTPKIDIVADDLASLVQE encoded by the coding sequence ATGATTCCCTCTCATATCAAAGCCCTCATCCTTGACATGGACGGCGTCATTTGGCGGGCAGACTCGCCCATTGGAAATTTGCCTGAAATTTTCAAACGCATCGAAGCCCGCGGATTGAAATATGTTTTCGCCACCAACAACGGAACGAAGACTCCCGAACAATATGTGGCGACGCTGGAAAAGCTCGGCGTGCGCGTTTCGACTCAACAGGTTGTGACATCCGCGCTTGGGACGGCGTATATGCTTGGTCAAAGATTTCCACGCGGGACGAAAGTTTTCATGGTCGGCGAGGATGGGACTCGTACCGCACTGGAGGAAAAGGGATTTGAGATTTTGTCCGTTGAGCGCGCGCAAGAGGCGCAAATCGTGGTGATGGGCATTGACCGCGAGGTCAACTTCAACAAAATGCGCGAGGCGACGTTGCTCGTGCGGCGCGGCGTTCCATTTTATGCGACGAACCCCGACAAGACCTTCCCCACCCCGCGCGGAGAAATCCCCGGCGCGGGCGCGTGGCTCTCGGTGGTTACAACTGCAACGGGCGTCGAACCGATTTACGCGGGCAAGCCATTTCCGTTTATGATGGAACTTTCGCTGGAACGACTCGGTACAAAAAAAGAAGAAACGTTGGTCGTCGGCGACAGACTCGAAACCGACATCGCCGCAGGTCAGGCAGTGGGATGTCCATGCGCGTTGGTGTTGAGCGGCGTGTCCACAAAAGAACAGGCTGAGGCGTGGACGCCAAAGATTGACATTGTGGCGGATGATCTGGCGAGTTTGGTTCAGGAGTAA
- the glpK gene encoding glycerol kinase GlpK → MKYLLGIDQGTTQTTAVIVNERGEMIEKNSSQLPARFPQAGWVEQEPSDIVRTVKEACAPLLDKYDISAVGFDNQGETFVVWDKDSGEAVTPAIVWQDTRGQSVCDSLASSLDLSLLRRKTGLLLDSYFSAPKLKWVFEYFPDIRKQARDGKLLFGTTETWVIWKLTNGKLHVTDPSTASRTLLFDMNRFEWDEDLLNLFDVPRSMLPEVKPSAGYIGDVDFGNGTPLPLHAMLVDQQAALFGQACFNAGEMKCSFGTGSFLLMNIGGEPRLSNSGLLTTVGWKFGEHTTYAFDGGIFVTGSAVQWLRDNLKAIPDTPSSFEAAKRSADLGVVVVPALQGLAAPHWRTDVRGAMFGLNRSTTSDDIVRATLDGIACRVYEVVMAMSEDLGQKPPHLKVDGGPSGNPYLMQMIADLLDIEVRVSAALEATAIGIANLAGVSALGTSFDDLAKNWKAETSYQPKITKDERGKKLEQWGRAVEAVKGFHS, encoded by the coding sequence ATGAAATACCTCCTCGGTATAGATCAAGGCACGACGCAAACCACAGCGGTCATTGTCAACGAGCGTGGCGAAATGATCGAAAAGAACTCGTCGCAACTGCCCGCGCGATTTCCGCAAGCGGGATGGGTGGAGCAGGAGCCCTCCGATATTGTGCGAACGGTCAAAGAAGCGTGCGCGCCGTTGCTGGACAAATACGATATTTCAGCCGTTGGATTCGATAATCAAGGCGAGACATTCGTTGTCTGGGATAAGGATTCAGGGGAGGCTGTGACTCCCGCGATAGTCTGGCAGGATACGCGCGGGCAATCCGTGTGTGACTCACTCGCTTCTTCTCTTGACCTCAGCCTGCTTCGCCGTAAGACAGGTCTTCTACTGGACAGTTACTTCTCCGCGCCGAAACTTAAGTGGGTATTTGAATATTTTCCTGACATCCGCAAACAAGCGCGCGATGGCAAGTTGTTGTTCGGAACAACAGAAACATGGGTGATTTGGAAATTGACCAACGGTAAGTTACACGTGACCGATCCTTCCACTGCGTCACGGACTCTATTGTTCGACATGAATCGCTTCGAGTGGGATGAAGATCTACTAAACTTATTCGACGTTCCAAGAAGTATGTTGCCCGAAGTCAAACCATCTGCAGGCTACATCGGCGATGTGGATTTTGGAAACGGCACGCCGCTTCCGCTCCATGCCATGTTGGTAGACCAGCAAGCCGCGTTGTTCGGTCAGGCATGTTTCAACGCAGGTGAGATGAAATGTTCGTTTGGCACAGGGAGTTTTCTACTGATGAACATCGGCGGGGAGCCGCGCCTCTCGAATAGCGGATTGCTCACCACCGTCGGCTGGAAGTTTGGCGAACACACAACGTACGCCTTCGATGGCGGAATTTTCGTCACAGGGAGCGCTGTCCAGTGGCTGAGAGACAACTTGAAAGCGATCCCAGACACCCCGTCGAGTTTTGAGGCGGCAAAGCGATCAGCAGATCTAGGCGTGGTTGTTGTCCCCGCCTTGCAAGGTCTCGCCGCGCCTCACTGGCGGACAGATGTTCGCGGCGCGATGTTTGGCTTGAACCGAAGCACCACATCCGATGATATTGTGCGGGCAACACTCGATGGCATTGCGTGTCGAGTCTACGAAGTGGTGATGGCGATGTCGGAAGATTTGGGGCAAAAGCCTCCGCATTTGAAAGTGGATGGCGGCCCGTCGGGGAATCCGTATCTCATGCAAATGATCGCTGACTTGTTGGATATTGAAGTGCGTGTTTCAGCGGCACTGGAAGCGACTGCAATTGGAATTGCGAATCTGGCGGGGGTATCCGCGTTGGGAACTTCGTTCGATGATTTGGCAAAGAATTGGAAAGCGGAAACGAGTTATCAGCCGAAGATAACGAAAGATGAAAGAGGAAAGAAATTGGAGCAGTGGGGGAGGGCGGTGGAGGCGGTGAAAGGATTTCACTCCTAA